The following nucleotide sequence is from Echeneis naucrates chromosome 17, fEcheNa1.1, whole genome shotgun sequence.
TCAATGAATTTTACTGCTAAGACTCTTTCGACAACTAACACGTCATTTAACTTCCCACTCAACAACACTTCTTTCAAAAGTGTGTCATGAATTTCCCCAGCAGAGATGGCAGTGTCACCTCTCGCAAAAGAACACTTAAGAAAATCAGgggcaaaaagacaaacacacaacagctgcagcGCAGGCCAGGCAAGATGGGGCTCGTCCATTCAGTTACTCACAGAGGGAAAGGAATAGAAGTTACAAAGATAAGAAGGGCAACGAGAACCAACTGGACATGAAGGGAATAAAGAGAGCACGGTTTAACCACAGACACCAGTAATATATTAAAACAGACCTAGAATGAGGGTAACCGAGTTGAGATAAAATCATTCACTTTAGGCAACTTTTTTGAAGTATTTAGCAGAGGTAAAATCTATGATTGCCTCAGCTTTCTGCCCTAAACGTGCCAAAGCTAAACCTGCATGCACCTGTTCAACAATCATCTGCTACTGCTGttctatatacatatatatatacaaatacaatGTGTGTTAAATGTGCTGATATCTAAAATCCATtcccaggatttttttttctctatggTTGAGATCTGAGTTAATGTAAGCACCGGAGGCTGCAGGGATCTTACCTGCCATGTTGCTGTCTGTCTCATCCGTCTGTAAACTGGTAACACTTGAGTTATCCATGCGCTGTTGCAGGTCATTTAGTTTCTCCCGGAGCTGTTCGATGTCACTCTCCTTGCTGTCTAGCTGCATCTGCAGCTCGTTGCGATATGTGCATTCTTCGGCCAGTTGCTGATGGCAGAAAAGTGAAGAGATGTTTGTGTATTCAATTTCATTATATGTAGATTGCACAAGCTTCTAGCACCCAGAGGTGTTTACTTACTGCCTGCATCTCATTCAACTCCTTCTGATACTTGATGGCCATGTGGTTaaatttctctttctcctggTTGAGCTCTAGCTGAAGCTTGCggttctccttctccttcttccgCAGATCAGCAGTGTTGCCCTTCTTCTTCTGGTCCAGCTTCATGTCCTTTCGATTCATGATTTCTGCCAGCTTGTTCACTGCCTGAAAGATTTATGCAAATAAATCAGTCGCCATCTATATTGCCagtgtttacagtttacagtttacagttacATCTTTACCTGAGTCTTCAGTGTGCGCTCTGTGTTGAGGACCTTCTCATAGTTGGCCTTGATTGAATTTGCAATTTCCTCCCTCTGAGCTGCATACTCTGTCACAGAAAGGGGAGACAGCTTGTGTAATAGCATGATAAGAATACAGCAGATGggcataaagataaaaataaggaATGTTACCATCTTCCTGAGCATGAAACTTCTCATTCAACTCAGCCTTTTCTTTGCTGAGGTTCTCCACATCTTTGGTCAGAGTTTTATTGGATTCTTCAAGCTGCACAGATATGTAgaagttattatttttctgattgcattgattaataaaaatgttgctttcTTGGTGGAAGGATATAATAAACTTTAGCTGGAGAGGCATGTGAGGTTTTCCTAACCCGTGCAATTGTAGTCTCCTTTTCCCCAATTTCCTGCTTATGTCTCGTCATTGCCTTCTTGTTCTCCTGGCTGAGCTCAAAGTACTGTTCCTCCTGAAGTGCCCGAGCAAGCTGCTCTGATTCGGCCTTGGTCACTGTCAGATCCAGCTGGGCAGACAGGGAGTCCCTTTGTTCAAGGCAAAATACATTTAGTGAGTTAGTTGAATAAAATACTCTGCATTTCAGCTTTCTTGTCAGTTTCATTAGACACATGACAACAAAACTATCTTATGTTCATATGTTGTTTGAATTCAACACAAACAATAGTGCTTAAAATTTTCAGGGGGTAAATAACAGATGGTTAAATCCACCTGGACTGCAACTCTGGATGAAGGCAATTCAGTTACCTACCTTTCACTGCACAATTCCTGCACCTTTTTATGAGCCTCTTGTACCTGCCGGTTCCTTTCCTCAATCTCCTCTTTTAGCTCCTTGACCTGAGTTTTATAAAGCGTCtgagggcagacagacagatcatTTAGAACAGGGCTCTCACAatgaacagacagcagaaacacTGGGGGACCAAGAGACTAATACTTACAGAAAAATACTGTTCTGCCTCAAGCTGGTCCTGAAGTTCCCTCATCTGTCCCTCGTTGCCTCTGTATTGTCTGgtcacacaacagcaaaaaaactggttatttcatttcttcatgaaTCTTACAAATTCAAGTGTTTGATCACTTTCTAAACAACTCTCTTTAGTGAGGCAGACAGAGCCAGCCTGTaagacagctgctgttttaaatgcaattagcagcaaaaaacagcaaaactggCTTCCACACTCACCAGAGGATTAGATGCAGAGTGGATGGAGCTAGACTCAGTAAACCCTAATCCTGCCGTGTAAACATGGTCACAGAACAGAAGCTTTGGCATAGTTACCCCCTAAGCTGGAATAACAGCACTTTGCAAATACAAGGCAATTGTAGGGCAATTTAGGTATTGACTTACAAAGAGCATTAGAGGGTAGTGCAACAGAGAAGTAGAACTCCTGGCTAGAGTGTTTGAgtgtaataatgataataactaGACAAGGGGAAACAGAGACAATGTATTTGCTCTGAAAACAACTGGGaacctttttttaaactctgatACATATAAATTACTCACTTGGTCAGCTGTGCCAGCTGGAATTCCAGCGAGCGTTTACTTTCTAGTGCTGTGTTGATCTCCTGTTTGAGCTGCTTCTCTGTACACCTAAGGCGATCAACGTCCTGCGTGCGGCTCTTCAAGTCATTCTGAGTCTGGATCCGCTTGCTTGACTCCTGTTCTACCTGTATCCTCAAGTTTTTCACCTGGAGGAAGAAGGCAAGAAAACTGAGGTATCGCACAAATGCCTTGCAAGTGCACTTTCATTTGAGATAGCTGAATATTAAAAACAGATGCGAGGGTTCACTTACATCATCTTCCAGCCTTTCCTTTTGCTTCATGAGCTGTTCCATCTTCTGCACAGACTGTTTGAGATCGAACTCTAGCATTGAGCACTGCTTCTCCACCTCCACAACCCGGCTTTCAGCTCTCATTCTCGCTCCATTCTCCTCAGACATCTTCTGCTGAACAGCTGGAGAAGTGACAGACAAAGTCAGCCCGACAACAGTACATTGTACAATAATTTCAGTGCTCTGGACACTTGGTGCCCCAGAAATTCACAGCACATCTGTCCAATATGTATTAAATCTGGCACCTATTCCATAACGATATGCAGAACggcaaacacaaaaagaataaaaagagcTACTTCAAATTAAATGCAACTGGATCAagagaaaatctgaatctgatctGAAAACTAGTTGAAATATTGAGGACTGCAAAATCAGAAAGTATGCACAGAGACCAAAGAACTTAATCATATTTCAGCATACACAAGATAAAAGGCAAGACATCATTTGGACAGATTTCACTGAACGAACTGCTTTAGAGTCCAGCTTTAATATGCAATGAGGCAATGCCCTGACATGTTAATCATGTCTTCCACTCCTTGAATTCCTTCCACCCAAACAGTCCCTAAAGCTGAGTCTGATTAGATTGTagcaaagaaaagacaaaataagaagAGGGTGATGATGTGAGGCAGagattaaattagattaagGTATCTTGGCAATAGAAATTAAAAGACAACGAAAAGTGggatgataaaaataaaattgaaaaaaaggaatgaaaacatGGTGAAATACAGTGAGGGGGACATGCTCTGACATAGGACTGGCATACCATTCATCGCAGCTGATTTTGCTTCTTCAATAGACTCATATTTGTCAGTCAGATGTGCCCGCGTCACCCTGTGCTCAGTCTGTTCCTGCTCCAGACGCTGCTGCAAAGTCTTCAGTTTGTAGTTTAAGTCTATCTCCAGGTTGTTCTTTTCCTGAAGAAGGAGGATATCAGACGCAGATAAACATGAAGCAGAACAGAccaccaaaatacacaaaataagaaCAGCAGTTCTTAATTGAATAAATCATATTGCTTCAAGATTTTGGGGATTATACCTTCTCCAGATTATTGCTCCTTTCCTGGGCTTGTTTACGTTCTGCCTCCACTTTGGAGAGGCCGAGCTTCAAGTTTTTGTTATCCTCTTGCAGCCCTGCCATCCTCGCTAAgtgtgaaataaagaaaacatgacatgaaGCTCTAAATTTTCATTGCCATAGCTGTTTTCATACTTTATACTTTCAAAAACCACATTTGATATTGCTTTATTACGTTCATTATGTCTTATATTAGATatgattagttttttctttttttaatcagacatcTAGTTTTAGGTTTGTTTACCTGACGTGTTTTGACGTGTTACATACGTAATGTACGTCGAAACATTTTGACACACTGTTTAACTAAGAAAATAACATGAGTATCACTCCATTCCCAGTAATCTGTATAACTTTCAGTTCTTGTTTGCCATTAAAAGATAAGTGACTAGTTTAGATTAGTAAGTCATATATGGATTCGGCTACTCTGCACCTCGTCAGTGCCTCTGTCATGTACAATTTATGCAGCCATCTCAAATGTTTGAATCTGAGTGAGATTATTAGTCTTAAAGAACAATTCCTAAAAGACCAGAATGTGACTCAATAGCCAAAGTTTCATCTCCCAGATTTGGATTTTGCCttggaaatacattttcactcttgtcaaatgtcaaatatcaaatcagagaaataaaaaaataaaaaaaaatgtccagtgGGTCACCTTGCAGCTCCCTGATCTCTTCTGATCCCTGACTGTAGTTCCTCCTCTCAGAGTCCAGGTTGCTCTGAACAAGCAGAAGCTCCTTCTCCAGCTGTGCTTTGTCTCCGTCAGCGGCACGgctcctctcctgcagctcacGGTTCAAACTCTCCAACTGGCTCATGGACTTTGCCATCTCTGTGTGGCTCTTCCTCAGTCTTGCTGCTGTGTCTGACTCTGCACGCAGCAAATCATTGGCCTCTTCCAGCTGCCGGTAAAAACAAAGGGTCAAAAGGGGGTCACAGAGAGCTATACCAATTGTCACAAGCCAGGAGTGCGCCTGTTCATGTCAGCGTTTCTCAGCAGTTTCTGAAGGGCTTAGGTGCCATTGCGGCTTTTGGCAACTGCACGTTGTCAAATATTCTATTTTCACATTGTATCAttacaatttcatttaaacacTAGATAGGatgtttttttacattacacacaTTAGCAAGAAGGCTAAGAGTCAAATAATGTTTGCATCATCAGTGAACATGTGTTCTATTGTGATTATTGCAAAATAATCCTAACAATAAAATGACTACCATTGAGTTGATATAAACTGCAATTTTCTTGCTCTCCCATATCTGTCTGACAATATAAATGTCTGCTTCCTAAAATTCTTGTTTGGTTGGATGTCTAGACAGATAATTTTCTTTGTAGCCAATAGTCATCTGACTGTGATCTGTAGCTTGTCcagtcttttctctccctctcattccTTTGGcatagttattttattttacattaacatttCTCTGACATCAGTCTTCTTGATTTCTTAGCCTGTAACTGATGCAATATTTGGCAGACAGATTTTCTCTCTGGCTCAGTTATGTAGTAAACACACAAGAGATGCTGAGAACTCATTTTCACTCATCACTGACTTATCTCCTGTCACAGTAAAACGTGTTACGCAGGCCGTTGGCGACTCCAGCAAATTGAAGTGTACTAATGAAGTGCCTTTAAGCCTGATTAGCCCTCAAAGGCTCATGAGAGACATGCTTGAAAACTCACCAACCCATGCAACACTGGCAGTTACACTGGCATTCTCTTCTTTCGTATCTATTTCTCATGAATTAGAGCCCCGCGttttctaaacaaatatttaaattagatACAATATGGTATCCTTTCCTGCTTGCGCAGCCAGTCTAATTTTTTATGTTCACTGCAAAAAAGCACAGGAGCTGTGACTAAGTCTTGCAACAGTTGGGAAAACCCTGCATGTGAAAATGTACTGTACCTGATTCTGCAGCTGAGCAATCTTGTCATTCGATGCTTGTGAGTTCTGGCTGATCTTCCTCATATCTTCCAGCTGCTCCTTTAAAGTTGATACTAGAAATAATAAGattataagaaaataaattagaaattCCCAGCCCCATTTGAAAGCCAAGAAAAATACCCCTCAAACTCCTGAATAAtattattctgttgttgttgttctgggCACAATATATCAGGTCTTCAATTCTAACAGCTTTTACCTTGTTAATCAACTTAGCGCAACCTTCAGTATACAGTGGGAAATTCAGAGTAATGTGCATGACAAGATCTGTAATAACAGTGAGCAAGAGGGTAATAGCAGAATACCAACTAATGTATTTGGGAAATGTGCCTGGGCCAAATCAAGTAATACTGAGAGGCCAATGCCATCATCACATAACTAAATGGTGTTCAAACACTAACTTTCTCACTGCTTCACTCTGCAATTGTACTTGTGTGTCTCAATCAAGCATCAGTAATGCCTCATCATCATTACCCTCATTCTCCAAATTGcgtcttttctctgcctcttggTCAGCTTTTCTTTGGTACTCTGTGAATCTGTGCTGCAGCATAATCTTGTCCTTCTCCAGCAAAGACATGCTGGCCTCTGTAGTCTTCCTTAGGTTTGCCTGtggaaacagacagagcagctctCATATGCCAGGAACAAATAATCCTTAGTACCTAGAGCccaattttaaacatttttacattttaccaaaACATTAAAGCTGTAGGTTTAGTAATACTTCTTTATATAGATATAACTGCAAAGCAAATCAAcaccacagaaacaaaaaagggaGGTAAAAAGCCCAAACTTTACCTCTTCGTCCAGTTCTTTCATGATCTTGTCAATCTTGGTGCTTGATGTCCTAGAAAAAGAGTTTTTGATAAAAACACTTAAATACTAAGCCCTGTACTTTAGGTTCAGTAGAATTTGCCATTGTTTATGTCCATTATTTAATATGATCATTTATTTGTGATACTTTTGGTATTGTATGTACAGGTTCTTATTAAACCTCAATGCTTCTCTTCATATCTCTGTAAAAATTGTTGCTTTTGAGAGCAAGTGCTTGAGAGAGAATGCTTCAGCTTGACTTGTAAACCTTTCAGTCTGTGAATAACTGACCCATTTTTTGTACCTGCATTTCTGCTCCAACTCATCCTTCAACTGCATCTCACTGTGGAGTTGCTCCTCCAGATGGTAGATTCTTTTCTGTAGGTTTTCCAGCTAAACAGAACCACACCATTGGAATTAAAATATTAggtaaatattataaatattttttccccttaaaaTCTGTGAACTTCTACTTACGTGACTCTTGTCTTCCTTTGTGGAACTACTGCGTTTGTCACTGGTCTTTGTGGTGGAGCCGCGCAAAAGGCTGAAGAGGGAACACATTATTTTTACAGTAACAATGACAATTCAATTTAGaccttgttaaaaaaaaaaaaaaaaaaaaaaaaaaaaaacttaagctGTCACTATTTCtttgataaataataattatttaaaaaaacaaaaaacaacaacaaaaaaaaccaaaaaaccatATGATATGCAGGCTATATATTAACGTCATACAGAAGATTTGATGTATCTTTGATATTTGCTCTAAAGTAGGTCATTCTAATGATTTCAAGGATGATGTTGATTTCCACAATTCAGGTTGTGCAACACAGACTGACCATTAGATCATGCTTTCATATACATGGAATTTTTATTTGGTGTTACAAAGACTCAAACTGGCAACTCTGCACTTTGAACATTGTGGCAGCAACATTTGGCAGACTTACTGCTGATTGCTGTAGTAAGTGAAGCCCACGAAGGGGAGCTGGTTGCCCACAAAGGCCTTTGGTATAGGAAaggtctcctcctctccccgaTCCTCCTCAATGTCGTCAAAGTTACTGGTATCAATGTCACTGCTCAGTTCAGGCACTACTGGAGCATCCGCTGTACACGGTAAAAGGAGACAGAAGACTCATGATGAAAAATGGGACCTTCAAAGTTCATTACATATGACAAGTTGTTAAAGGTACAGAATATGATGCAAACATAAGATCCAACATTAATACTAAACAGCATTTGAAGCTCTATCAACACTGACCAACAATTACATCTACTTTATTCATGTTCTCAGGGTTGTTCCCATCAGTGAACACgacaataaaataatatttgaaacaaaagcaatcaaaatgttttttatcttcgttgttaaataaaactgaaataatagaTGAAAATATACTCTAAATTTATATGCTCACGAGACATCCTAAATGCTCATATTTATGATCCACTTGGGCtgatttttctttccccccagTATCATTTTGAACACAAATTCCATTTTTAATCCATTATGGCAAAATTGTGAATTTCATTATCTGgtacagacaaaaagaaacagaaaccaGTGTTTCAGTTTACTCTTGTATTTTCTGATGACAGATCTCTTTTTGAACCCCCTTAAAACAAAGGAAAGCCGCCAGCTAGCAGAGCTGAGCAGCCAGTGGAACGACAGGGCTGGCCAACAAAGTGCTGACTTCAGGCTAGTCAAGTATTAAATATAATGCCAGTAAAGGACTGACTACAGGATTTATCTTTACATTTCTAATCTCTCAGCTTCGGTGTCAATCCCAGAGCATTAAAATTTGCACTGAACTGCTTCCCCTTCTGTTGGCCTCAAAAACACTGTGCTGCCAATTATTACTCCAAGCAGGAATCACGTTTAGTCTTGGATAGGATGTTGAATGAATGGCTTGTCTACAAGAATTTCCTGCAACTGTCCGTAGTAGGtcaaatggaaaacacaaacgCTGGCTCTGTGATTGAAATAACAGTGAGCAGATGTGAGAGGTGTGAAAGCAATCTGTGGTCTAAGCAAGGAAAAATGTTCTTACTCTCTCTGATGTTCTCCCATGTCCACTGGTCATTCTTGAAGAAAGGATGCCTCTTGATCTCATCTACACCATTACGGCCAAGCCGAACTTCCCTGGAGGGATCAGGAAGACATGATCAGTTCAACTTCAAAATTTCTGCGCTTGAAATTAAGGTGACTACAGTGGTTATGAAATGATTAAGACAGAGCCCAAATGAGCAGTTGTAGAACATATAATCTATTTCTATGAGAACAAatagaggttaaaaaaaaaagctaaaccaCAAAATCTATGTATATTAACCCAAAATCTCCAAATGAAGGAAAAGCATTTCATCTACTGACCCTTCCCTCATTCGGAAACTGCAGTGGAACTGTATCAAAGTCATAAACGCAAGCCATGAAGAATATCCCATAAtcccatttttaaaattaaaaagcagtCTAAAGACTGGGCTAAGGCTTTTTCATAAGAAGTACACTTTGCTgagccacaacacaaacaggttgTGGCTCACAGGTTTTTCAGTAATAAGGCAGGTCTACTTCATTAATACCTAATTTAGGCTTCCTGATGGctgtatacatacatatacagcCTAAGTGTTGCTatgcaacaatttaaaaactgatattttccaaagatatataatgaaacatttctgaatcCCAAACAGCACCAGCACAGCACTGGGGAACTTTAagctgtgtgggtgtttttaaaaatagcaACAGTTAGAAAGCAGTGATCCATTTTGATTCTTCTTTGGTACTCTGAACATTTCCATCAAGATTCTTTCCACAGTGGTTGCTCTGCACCACAAAACACTTCACAC
It contains:
- the rock1 gene encoding rho-associated protein kinase 1, with product MSAGESMEARFEKIDAMLKDPKSEINTDCLLDGLDALVYDLDFPALRKNKSIDNFLNRYKETISKIRDLRMKAEDYEVVKVIGRGAFGEVQLVRHKATCKVYAMKLLSKFEMIKRSDSAFFWEERDIMAFANSAWVVQLFFAFQDDRYLYMVMEYMPGGDLVNLMSNYDVPEKWARFYTAEVVLALDGIHSMGFIHRDVKPDNMLLDKAGHLKLADFGTCMKMNKDGMVRCDTAVGTPDYISPEVLKSQGGDGYYGRECDWWSVGVFLYEMLVGDTPFYADSLVGTYSKIMNHKNALTFPEDSDISNDAKNLICAFLTDREVRLGRNGVDEIKRHPFFKNDQWTWENIRETDAPVVPELSSDIDTSNFDDIEEDRGEEETFPIPKAFVGNQLPFVGFTYYSNQHLLRGSTTKTSDKRSSSTKEDKSHLENLQKRIYHLEEQLHSEMQLKDELEQKCRTSSTKIDKIMKELDEEANLRKTTEASMSLLEKDKIMLQHRFTEYQRKADQEAEKRRNLENEVSTLKEQLEDMRKISQNSQASNDKIAQLQNQLEEANDLLRAESDTAARLRKSHTEMAKSMSQLESLNRELQERSRAADGDKAQLEKELLLVQSNLDSERRNYSQGSEEIRELQARMAGLQEDNKNLKLGLSKVEAERKQAQERSNNLEKEKNNLEIDLNYKLKTLQQRLEQEQTEHRVTRAHLTDKYESIEEAKSAAMNAVQQKMSEENGARMRAESRVVEVEKQCSMLEFDLKQSVQKMEQLMKQKERLEDDVKNLRIQVEQESSKRIQTQNDLKSRTQDVDRLRCTEKQLKQEINTALESKRSLEFQLAQLTKQYRGNEGQMRELQDQLEAEQYFSTLYKTQVKELKEEIEERNRQVQEAHKKVQELCSERDSLSAQLDLTVTKAESEQLARALQEEQYFELSQENKKAMTRHKQEIGEKETTIARLEESNKTLTKDVENLSKEKAELNEKFHAQEDEYAAQREEIANSIKANYEKVLNTERTLKTQAVNKLAEIMNRKDMKLDQKKKGNTADLRKKEKENRKLQLELNQEKEKFNHMAIKYQKELNEMQAQLAEECTYRNELQMQLDSKESDIEQLREKLNDLQQRMDNSSVTSLQTDETDSNMAESRLEGWLSIPNRANIKRYGWKKQYVVVSSKKILFYNDEQDKEQSNPSMVLDIDKLFHVRPVTQGDVYRAETEEIPRIFQILYANEGECRKEADMETVPQGDKTNCLPHKGHEFIPTLYHFPSNCEACAKPLWHVFKPPPALECRRCHVKCHKDHFDKKEDVIAPCKVNYDVTSARDMLLLALTQDEQKKWIGHLGKKIPKTPPSTFSRASPRSMSTRSGPNQSFRRNPKSNTGKLSRAQSSLQAADTTSSTC